In Pseudomonas rhizosphaerae, one DNA window encodes the following:
- a CDS encoding OBAP family protein has translation MSARSLFALRTPLLCLAALTVAGCAGNNSQSKVDAPGAPTTALTKTLDAGANALQSRPPINELNAYLDGFHFYNGHPGAQMEAHHYCAILNEEVIQCVIYDGNVKDAKLMGVEYIISAGLYAKLPKAEKALWHSHVHEVKSGQLIAPGIPAPAEHALMEKLVNTYGKTWHTWHTDLDKQLPLGVPQLMMGFTGDGQIDPALVRERDKRFGIDSTEKKRQRADIPAPPIDPGADAWSKGRVIQIQDPTGSQHAH, from the coding sequence ATGAGCGCTCGCTCTCTCTTTGCATTGCGCACTCCACTGTTGTGTCTGGCGGCCTTGACCGTTGCCGGCTGTGCCGGCAACAACAGCCAGTCCAAGGTCGACGCGCCCGGCGCCCCGACCACGGCCTTGACCAAGACCCTCGATGCCGGCGCCAACGCTTTGCAGTCACGTCCTCCGATCAACGAATTGAACGCCTACCTGGACGGCTTTCACTTCTACAACGGTCACCCCGGTGCGCAGATGGAAGCTCATCATTACTGCGCCATCCTCAATGAAGAAGTCATTCAATGCGTCATCTACGACGGCAACGTCAAGGATGCCAAACTGATGGGCGTCGAATACATCATCAGCGCCGGCCTTTACGCCAAGCTACCCAAGGCGGAAAAAGCGTTGTGGCATAGCCACGTCCATGAGGTGAAGTCCGGCCAACTCATAGCTCCGGGCATTCCGGCGCCTGCCGAGCATGCCCTGATGGAGAAACTGGTGAACACCTACGGCAAGACCTGGCACACCTGGCACACCGACCTGGACAAGCAACTGCCGCTGGGCGTGCCTCAGTTGATGATGGGCTTCACGGGTGACGGACAGATCGACCCTGCCCTGGTGCGCGAGCGAGATAAACGCTTCGGCATCGACAGCACCGAGAAAAAACGCCAGCGCGCCGACATTCCCGCGCCGCCGATAGACCCTGGCGCCGATGCCTGGAGCAAGGGCCGAGTGATTCAGATCCAGGACCCTACGGGCAGCCAACACGCTCATTGA
- a CDS encoding alpha/beta hydrolase family protein, whose protein sequence is MVRRCAVLVSLLLLSLLSVQAQANPHARWNVGYHLLTFNDPLDEQPMQAYAFYPTQGHTRPARLGSYSIDALQDAPVAIGRFPLLMLSHGNTGTPLALHDLITALTRKGFVVVAVVHPGDNAQDHSRLGKLSNLYGRPLQISQAITAALGDSMLSPFVNANAVGVIGYSAGGETALILSGARPDLQRLRKYCEERPFDADACQTRGELEADRDDLTPEADPRVRALLLMAPLSLMFGRQTLAEVHLPTLIYSGDNDQLVAIDKNADALARKLPGNTDYRLLPGAGHFVFMAPCSDEQRSASPALCTDADGVDREGIHRDLIHEAGKFFTHTLGRPSRAGLQTADH, encoded by the coding sequence ATGGTCCGTCGTTGTGCAGTACTCGTTTCTCTGCTGCTGTTGAGCCTGCTTTCGGTGCAGGCTCAAGCGAACCCCCATGCCCGCTGGAACGTGGGCTACCACCTGCTGACCTTCAACGATCCGCTCGACGAGCAGCCGATGCAGGCCTACGCCTTCTATCCGACTCAAGGGCATACGCGGCCCGCACGCCTGGGCAGCTACAGCATCGACGCGCTGCAGGATGCGCCCGTGGCGATCGGTCGTTTCCCGCTGTTGATGTTGTCCCACGGCAACACTGGCACGCCGTTGGCCTTGCATGACTTGATCACGGCGCTGACGCGCAAAGGCTTCGTCGTCGTGGCCGTGGTGCACCCGGGCGACAATGCGCAGGATCACAGTCGACTGGGTAAACTGAGCAACCTCTACGGTCGGCCGCTGCAGATTTCCCAGGCGATTACCGCCGCGCTGGGCGATTCGATGTTGTCACCGTTCGTCAACGCCAATGCGGTCGGCGTGATCGGCTACTCGGCGGGCGGCGAAACGGCGCTGATCCTGTCCGGCGCACGTCCCGACCTGCAACGCCTGCGCAAGTACTGCGAAGAGCGCCCGTTCGACGCCGACGCCTGCCAGACGCGTGGTGAACTGGAAGCCGACCGCGACGACCTCACCCCCGAGGCAGACCCACGGGTGCGCGCCCTGTTATTGATGGCGCCGCTGAGCCTGATGTTCGGTCGCCAGACCCTGGCCGAGGTCCACCTGCCAACGCTTATCTACAGCGGCGACAACGATCAGTTGGTAGCCATCGACAAGAATGCCGACGCGCTGGCGCGCAAACTGCCCGGCAACACGGACTATCGCCTGCTGCCCGGTGCCGGTCATTTCGTCTTCATGGCTCCTTGCAGCGACGAACAACGCAGCGCCTCGCCGGCACTGTGTACCGATGCCGATGGCGTGGACCGCGAAGGCATCCACCGCGACCTGATCCACGAAGCCGGCAAATTCTTTACCCATACCCTCGGCCGGCCTTCACGCGCAGGCCTGCAGACCGCCGATCACTGA
- a CDS encoding MFS transporter, with translation MTDSAQPVSPPASITLQIISIVFYTFIAFISIGLPIAVLPGYVHDQLGFSAVAAGVVIGAQYLATLLSRPSAGRMADALGTKRTIVYGLIGIGISGALTFASVFLHSVPQWSLGVLIAGRVVLGLAQGAIGVGTSSWGISRVGAEHMAKVISWNGIASYGAIAIGAPLGVLMVAFAGFWSLGIALMALSALGLWMIRSTPASPVVRGERMPFWSAFGRVAPHGMSLMLASIGYGTLTTFITLYYVERGWEGAAWCLTAFGISFIAARLVFINSINHLGGSTVAMACIATEVVGLCLLWLAPSPVFTLAGAALAGLGLSLVYPALGVLAIHKVPGTSRGAGLSAFAVFFDLALAIAGPVMGAVAAGFGYGSIFALAAGLSLVALGLTVWLSRQDQ, from the coding sequence ATGACTGATTCTGCCCAACCCGTGTCGCCACCTGCCTCTATCACCCTGCAAATCATCTCCATCGTTTTCTATACCTTCATTGCCTTCATCTCCATCGGGCTGCCCATCGCGGTGCTGCCAGGCTACGTTCACGACCAGCTGGGGTTCAGCGCCGTGGCCGCAGGTGTGGTGATCGGCGCGCAATACCTGGCAACCTTGCTCAGCCGCCCCAGCGCCGGGCGCATGGCCGATGCCCTGGGCACCAAGCGCACCATCGTCTATGGGCTGATCGGTATCGGCATCAGCGGTGCGCTGACGTTCGCCTCGGTGTTCCTGCACAGCGTGCCGCAGTGGAGCCTGGGGGTGCTGATCGCCGGGCGTGTGGTCCTGGGCCTGGCCCAGGGCGCCATCGGGGTGGGCACCAGCAGTTGGGGCATCAGCCGGGTCGGCGCCGAACACATGGCCAAGGTCATTTCGTGGAACGGCATCGCATCCTACGGCGCAATCGCGATTGGCGCGCCCCTGGGCGTGTTGATGGTTGCCTTCGCCGGTTTCTGGAGCCTGGGCATTGCCTTGATGGCGTTGAGCGCCCTGGGCCTGTGGATGATTCGCAGTACGCCGGCCTCCCCCGTGGTGCGCGGCGAGCGCATGCCGTTCTGGTCTGCTTTCGGTCGGGTCGCCCCCCACGGCATGAGCCTGATGCTGGCATCGATCGGCTACGGTACGCTCACGACGTTCATCACCCTGTATTACGTGGAACGCGGCTGGGAAGGCGCGGCGTGGTGCCTGACGGCTTTCGGCATCAGCTTCATCGCGGCCCGGCTGGTGTTCATCAACAGCATCAACCATCTGGGCGGGTCTACCGTGGCCATGGCCTGCATCGCCACCGAAGTGGTCGGGCTGTGCCTGCTGTGGCTGGCGCCCTCGCCGGTGTTCACCCTGGCAGGTGCGGCGCTGGCGGGGTTGGGGTTGTCACTGGTCTATCCGGCGCTTGGCGTGCTGGCCATCCACAAGGTGCCTGGCACCAGCCGGGGCGCTGGGCTGAGTGCGTTCGCGGTGTTCTTCGACCTGGCCCTGGCGATTGCGGGGCCGGTGATGGGCGCCGTGGCGGCCGGGTTCGGTTATGGCTCGATCTTCGCCCTCGCGGCCGGACTTTCCCTGGTCGCTTTGGGCCTGACCGTGTGGCTCTCGCGGCAGGATCAGTGA
- a CDS encoding DUF1810 domain-containing protein: protein MNDTFDLNRFIDAQRAVYPDVLEELRSGRKRSHWMWFIFPQLAGLGHSETARFYAISGAAEATAYLNNPLLGARLLECTRTVLEHSGQSAKAMFGTPDDMKLRSCTTLFANVAPEQMCFQQVLDRFFHGDSDEKTIALLEHPL, encoded by the coding sequence ATGAACGATACCTTCGATCTCAACCGCTTCATCGACGCCCAGCGCGCGGTGTACCCCGATGTCCTCGAAGAGCTGCGCAGTGGCCGCAAACGCAGCCACTGGATGTGGTTCATCTTTCCGCAGCTGGCTGGCCTCGGTCATAGCGAGACGGCGCGCTTCTATGCGATCAGCGGCGCGGCAGAGGCGACGGCTTATCTGAACAATCCATTATTGGGTGCGCGCTTGCTGGAATGCACGCGCACGGTGCTGGAGCATTCCGGCCAGAGCGCCAAGGCGATGTTCGGCACCCCCGATGACATGAAGCTGCGCTCGTGCACGACCCTGTTTGCCAATGTTGCGCCGGAGCAAATGTGCTTTCAGCAGGTGCTTGATCGGTTTTTCCACGGCGACAGCGATGAGAAAACCATCGCGTTGCTGGAACACCCCCTGTAG
- the metH gene encoding methionine synthase — translation MSDRSARLQALQQALKERILILDGGMGTMIQSYKLEEEDYRGERFADWPSDVKGNNDLLLLSRPDVIAAIEKAYLDAGADILETNTFNATQVSQADYGMESLVYELNVEGARVARQVADAKTLETPDKPRFVAGVLGPTSRTCSLSPDVNNPGYRNVTFDELVENYTEATKGLIEGGADLILIETIFDTLNAKAAIFAVQGVYEELGFELPIMISGTITDASGRTLSGQTTEAFWNSVSHAKPISVGLNCALGASELRPYLEELSNKAGTHVSAHPNAGLPNAFGEYDELPSETAKIIEEFAQSGFLNIVGGCCGTTPGHIEAIAKAVAGYPPRAIPGIPKACRLSGLEPFTIDRQSLFVNVGERTNITGSARFARLIREENYTEALEVALQQVEAGAQVIDINMDEGMLDSQKAMVTFLNLIAGEPDISRVPIMIDSSKWEVIEAGLKCIQGKGIVNSISMKEGVDAFIHHAKLCKRYGAAVVVMAFDEAGQADTEARKKEICKRSYDILVDQVGFPPEDIIFDPNIFAVATGIEEHNNYAVDFINACAYIRDELPHALTSGGVSNVSFSFRGNNPVREAIHSVFLLHAIRNGLTMGIVNAGQLEIYDQIPAELRDRVEDVVLNRTPEGTDALLAIADKFKGDGSVKEAETEEWRGWPVNQRLEHALVKGITTHIVEDTEESRQSFKRPIEVIEGPLMSGMNIVGDLFGSGKMFLPQVVKSARVMKQAVAHLIPFIEEEKGDKPEAKGKILMATVKGDVHDIGKNIVGVVLGCNGYDIVDLGVMVPADKILQVAREQKCDIIGLSGLITPSLDEMVHVAREMQRQDFHLPLMIGGATTSKAHTAVKIEPKYSNDAVIYVTDASRAVGVATQLLSKELKPAFVEKTRLEYIDVRERTANRSARTERLSYAQAVAAKASFDWSTYAPVQPTFTGAKVLDDIDLNVLAEYIDWTPFFISWDLAGKYPRILTDEVVGEAATALFEDAKVMLRKLIDEKLIRARAVFGFWPANQVDDDDIEVYGDDGQPLARLHHLRQQIIKTDGKPNFSLADFVAPKDSGVTDYVGGFITTAGIGAEEVAKAYQDNGDDYNSIMVKALADRLAEACAEWLHQQVRKEHWGYDAEETLDNEALIKEQYKGIRPAPGYPACPDHTEKGTLFDLLDHNGQSGVTLTEHYAMFPAAAVSGWYFAHPQAQYFAVGKIDRDQVQSYTARKQQDLTVSERWLAPNLGYDN, via the coding sequence ATGTCCGACCGCAGTGCTCGCCTTCAAGCCCTCCAGCAAGCCCTCAAAGAGCGCATCCTGATTCTCGACGGCGGCATGGGCACGATGATCCAGAGCTACAAGCTCGAGGAAGAGGATTACCGCGGTGAGCGCTTCGCCGACTGGCCCAGCGACGTCAAGGGCAACAACGATCTGCTGCTGCTCAGCCGCCCGGACGTGATCGCCGCCATAGAGAAGGCTTACCTGGACGCCGGTGCGGACATTCTGGAAACCAACACCTTCAACGCCACCCAGGTGTCCCAGGCCGACTACGGCATGGAATCGCTGGTGTACGAGTTGAACGTAGAAGGTGCGCGTGTGGCGCGCCAGGTCGCCGATGCGAAGACCCTGGAAACCCCGGACAAGCCACGCTTCGTGGCCGGCGTGCTGGGCCCGACCAGCCGCACCTGCTCGCTGTCCCCGGACGTCAACAACCCCGGCTACCGCAACGTCACCTTCGACGAACTGGTGGAGAACTACACCGAAGCCACCAAGGGCCTGATCGAGGGCGGCGCCGACCTGATCCTGATCGAGACCATCTTCGACACGCTCAACGCCAAGGCGGCGATCTTCGCCGTGCAGGGCGTGTACGAAGAGCTGGGCTTCGAGCTGCCGATCATGATCTCCGGGACCATCACCGATGCCTCGGGCCGGACCTTGTCCGGGCAGACCACCGAAGCCTTCTGGAACTCGGTGAGCCATGCCAAGCCCATTTCGGTGGGCCTCAACTGCGCGCTGGGCGCCAGCGAGCTGCGTCCGTACCTGGAAGAGTTGTCGAACAAGGCCGGCACGCATGTGTCCGCCCACCCCAACGCCGGCTTGCCCAATGCCTTCGGCGAATACGACGAATTGCCGTCGGAAACCGCGAAAATCATCGAAGAATTCGCCCAGAGCGGCTTCCTCAATATCGTCGGCGGCTGCTGCGGCACCACGCCCGGACATATCGAAGCCATCGCCAAGGCCGTGGCCGGCTACCCACCGCGGGCAATTCCGGGGATCCCCAAGGCGTGCCGCCTGTCGGGCCTGGAGCCGTTCACCATCGATCGCCAGTCTTTGTTCGTCAACGTCGGCGAGCGCACCAACATCACCGGTTCGGCGCGCTTCGCCCGCTTGATCCGCGAGGAGAACTACACCGAGGCCCTGGAAGTCGCCCTGCAGCAGGTGGAAGCCGGCGCTCAGGTGATCGACATCAACATGGACGAGGGGATGCTCGACTCGCAGAAGGCCATGGTCACCTTCCTCAACCTGATCGCGGGCGAGCCGGACATCTCTCGGGTGCCGATCATGATCGACTCCTCCAAGTGGGAAGTGATCGAAGCCGGGCTCAAGTGCATCCAAGGCAAGGGCATCGTCAACTCGATCAGCATGAAGGAAGGTGTCGACGCGTTCATTCACCACGCCAAATTATGCAAGCGCTATGGCGCTGCGGTGGTGGTGATGGCCTTCGACGAGGCCGGCCAGGCGGATACCGAAGCGCGCAAGAAGGAGATCTGCAAGCGCTCCTACGACATCCTGGTGGACCAGGTCGGCTTTCCGCCGGAAGACATCATCTTCGATCCGAACATCTTCGCCGTGGCCACCGGTATCGAGGAGCACAACAACTACGCCGTCGATTTCATCAATGCCTGCGCGTACATCCGCGATGAGCTGCCCCACGCCTTGACCAGCGGTGGCGTGTCCAACGTGTCGTTCTCGTTCCGTGGCAACAACCCGGTGCGTGAGGCGATTCACTCCGTGTTCCTGCTGCACGCCATCCGCAACGGTCTGACCATGGGCATCGTCAACGCCGGCCAGCTGGAGATCTACGACCAGATCCCGGCCGAGCTGCGTGACCGTGTCGAAGACGTGGTGCTCAACCGTACACCCGAAGGCACCGACGCCCTGCTCGCCATCGCCGACAAGTTCAAGGGCGATGGCAGCGTCAAGGAAGCCGAGACCGAGGAATGGCGTGGCTGGCCGGTCAACCAGCGCCTGGAGCATGCGCTGGTCAAGGGCATCACCACCCACATCGTCGAGGACACCGAGGAATCTCGGCAGTCGTTCAAGCGTCCGATCGAGGTCATCGAAGGCCCGCTGATGTCGGGCATGAACATCGTTGGCGACCTGTTCGGCTCCGGCAAGATGTTCCTGCCCCAGGTGGTCAAGTCGGCGCGGGTGATGAAACAGGCCGTGGCCCACCTGATTCCGTTCATCGAGGAAGAAAAAGGCGACAAACCCGAGGCCAAGGGCAAGATCCTGATGGCCACGGTCAAGGGCGACGTACACGATATCGGCAAGAACATCGTCGGCGTAGTGCTGGGCTGCAACGGCTACGACATCGTCGACCTGGGCGTCATGGTGCCGGCCGACAAGATCCTCCAGGTTGCCCGCGAACAGAAGTGCGACATCATCGGCTTGTCCGGCCTGATCACCCCGTCGCTGGACGAGATGGTGCATGTCGCCCGGGAAATGCAGCGCCAGGATTTCCACCTGCCCTTGATGATCGGCGGCGCGACCACGTCGAAGGCGCACACTGCGGTCAAGATCGAACCCAAGTACAGCAACGACGCGGTCATCTATGTCACCGACGCCTCGCGCGCGGTCGGCGTTGCCACCCAGTTGCTGTCCAAGGAGCTCAAGCCGGCGTTCGTCGAGAAGACCCGCCTGGAGTACATCGACGTTCGCGAGCGCACCGCCAACCGCAGCGCGCGCACCGAGCGCCTGAGCTATGCCCAGGCCGTCGCGGCCAAGGCCAGCTTCGACTGGAGCACCTACGCTCCAGTACAGCCGACGTTTACCGGCGCGAAGGTGTTGGACGATATCGACTTGAACGTGCTGGCCGAGTACATCGACTGGACGCCGTTCTTCATCTCCTGGGACCTGGCCGGCAAGTACCCGCGCATTCTCACCGACGAAGTCGTAGGCGAAGCGGCCACTGCCTTGTTCGAAGATGCCAAGGTGATGCTGCGCAAGCTGATCGACGAGAAGCTGATCCGTGCTCGCGCAGTGTTCGGCTTCTGGCCGGCCAACCAGGTGGACGATGACGACATCGAGGTGTACGGCGACGACGGCCAGCCGCTGGCCCGTCTGCACCACCTGCGCCAGCAGATCATCAAGACCGACGGCAAGCCGAACTTCTCCCTGGCCGACTTCGTGGCGCCCAAGGACAGCGGCGTGACGGATTACGTGGGTGGCTTCATCACCACGGCGGGCATTGGTGCCGAAGAGGTGGCCAAGGCCTATCAGGACAACGGCGACGACTACAACTCGATCATGGTCAAGGCCCTGGCCGACCGCCTGGCCGAGGCGTGTGCAGAGTGGCTGCACCAGCAGGTGCGCAAGGAGCACTGGGGTTACGACGCCGAGGAAACCTTGGACAACGAGGCGCTTATCAAGGAGCAGTACAAGGGCATCCGCCCTGCCCCTGGTTACCCGGCCTGCCCGGACCATACCGAAAAAGGCACGTTGTTCGACCTGCTCGACCACAACGGGCAGAGCGGCGTGACGCTCACCGAGCACTACGCGATGTTCCCGGCGGCGGCGGTTAGCGGCTGGTATTTCGCTCACCCCCAGGCGCAATACTTTGCCGTGGGCAAGATCGATCGCGACCAGGTGCAGAGCTACACGGCGCGCAAGCAACAGGATCTGACAGTCAGCGAGCGCTGGTTGGCGCCGAATCTGGGCTACGACAACTGA
- a CDS encoding acyltransferase family protein: MLISLQALRALAAWIVVCHHFMQIFFDFHASGPVGQFFTDRGAVGVDIFFVISGLVIYLSTQGKQMPAGRFLLNRIIRIVPAYWLYTALMGLMLVSLGQWLPHAAIDLPHFVLSLLFIPSENPGGYGLYPTLNVGWTLNYEMFFYLLFSLVFTVPQRFRPLIVAAALVAVSEVLGRYGVVSRFYQNNIIYEFLLGIGIGMLYRRGWIAQGLWLPLAVVIVSVLLIYHLDSSDRLLHWGLPSALIVLACVAMEPHFRGSRVLKTLGDCSYSVYLVHVLVLYGGWLASVHWHLNPYWVFAFCIPTIALVSWASYVWIEKRLYQRVKQWTDARLDSSAVAHTG; this comes from the coding sequence ATGCTGATCTCGCTTCAAGCTCTACGGGCCCTGGCTGCCTGGATCGTGGTTTGCCATCACTTCATGCAGATATTCTTCGACTTCCACGCATCAGGCCCGGTCGGCCAGTTCTTCACCGATCGAGGCGCAGTAGGTGTCGACATCTTCTTCGTCATCAGTGGGTTGGTCATCTACCTGTCCACCCAAGGCAAGCAGATGCCGGCCGGTCGCTTCCTGCTCAACCGCATCATCCGCATCGTCCCGGCCTATTGGCTGTACACCGCGCTGATGGGGCTGATGCTGGTCAGCCTGGGGCAATGGCTGCCGCACGCTGCGATCGACCTGCCGCACTTCGTCCTGTCGCTGCTCTTCATTCCCTCGGAAAACCCTGGTGGCTATGGCCTGTACCCGACGCTGAACGTGGGTTGGACACTCAACTACGAGATGTTCTTCTACCTGTTGTTCTCGCTGGTGTTCACCGTGCCACAACGCTTCCGCCCGTTGATCGTGGCAGCCGCCCTGGTCGCCGTCAGCGAAGTGCTGGGCCGGTACGGGGTGGTCAGCCGCTTCTATCAGAACAACATCATCTATGAGTTCCTGCTCGGCATCGGGATCGGCATGCTCTATCGCCGCGGCTGGATCGCCCAGGGTCTCTGGCTGCCGTTGGCCGTGGTGATCGTGTCGGTCCTGCTGATCTACCACCTGGATTCGAGCGACCGGCTGTTGCACTGGGGCTTGCCAAGCGCACTGATCGTTCTCGCCTGCGTGGCCATGGAGCCGCATTTCCGTGGCAGCCGGGTACTCAAGACCTTGGGCGACTGTTCCTATTCGGTGTACCTGGTGCACGTACTGGTGCTCTATGGCGGCTGGCTGGCGAGCGTTCACTGGCACCTGAACCCGTACTGGGTCTTCGCGTTTTGCATTCCAACCATCGCCCTGGTGTCGTGGGCCAGCTACGTGTGGATCGAAAAGCGCCTGTACCAGCGGGTCAAGCAGTGGACCGACGCGCGCCTGGATTCCAGCGCGGTGGCACACACCGGTTGA
- the nfuA gene encoding Fe-S biogenesis protein NfuA, protein MSAITITDAAHDYLADLLSKQNTPGIGIRVFITQPGTQYAETCIAYCKPGEEKPEDTALGLKSFTAWIDSVSEAFLDDAVVDYATDRMGGQLTIKAPNAKVPMVNADSPVNERINYYLQTEINPGLASHGGQVSLIDVVEDGIAVLQFGGGCQGCGQADVTLKDGIERTLLERIPELKGVRDVTDHTQKENAYY, encoded by the coding sequence ATGAGCGCTATAACGATTACCGACGCTGCGCACGATTACCTGGCCGATCTGCTGAGCAAGCAGAACACCCCCGGGATCGGCATTCGCGTGTTCATCACCCAGCCAGGCACCCAGTACGCAGAGACGTGCATTGCCTACTGCAAGCCAGGTGAAGAAAAACCGGAAGACACCGCACTGGGCCTGAAAAGCTTCACCGCCTGGATCGACTCGGTGAGCGAAGCCTTTCTCGACGATGCCGTGGTCGATTACGCCACCGACCGCATGGGCGGCCAGCTGACCATCAAGGCGCCCAACGCCAAGGTGCCGATGGTCAACGCCGACAGCCCGGTCAATGAACGCATCAACTACTACCTGCAGACCGAGATCAATCCCGGCCTGGCCAGCCACGGCGGGCAGGTCAGCCTGATCGACGTGGTCGAGGACGGTATCGCCGTGCTGCAGTTCGGTGGCGGCTGCCAGGGCTGCGGTCAAGCCGACGTCACGCTCAAGGACGGCATCGAGCGCACCTTGCTCGAGCGCATCCCGGAGCTCAAGGGCGTTCGTGATGTCACCGACCACACCCAGAAAGAAAACGCCTACTACTGA
- a CDS encoding GlxA family transcriptional regulator produces the protein MKVIACLIYPGVMSLDVTGPMQVFASANVELVRQGLAPLYELQLLGETSGPVATSAGLKLHADASWLSTDCATLDTVLLPGGSSDAEQCANTALLTWLRGAEPQVRRLGSVCSGALMLASAGLLDGLIATTHWDDVEALQGFANVQVQGDRLHTYDPSDKDGHSHIFTSAGVTAGIDLALALIEADLGRPLALAVARRLVLFLRRSGGQTQFSPHLARCNGPTSRLTELLEWIALNLSEDLSLEALAQRSHMTPRTLYRVFFAELKITPARHIERVRLEAARAMIQGGQLSLQSVARLCGYGHAENLRRSFQKVLGVSPQGYAQRFGQ, from the coding sequence ATGAAAGTGATCGCTTGCCTGATCTACCCCGGCGTGATGAGCCTGGACGTTACCGGCCCGATGCAGGTGTTCGCCTCGGCCAACGTCGAGCTGGTCCGTCAGGGCCTGGCGCCTTTGTACGAGCTGCAACTGCTGGGCGAAACATCCGGGCCCGTGGCGACTTCCGCCGGGCTGAAGCTGCACGCCGATGCCAGTTGGCTATCGACCGACTGCGCCACCCTGGATACGGTGTTGCTTCCCGGGGGCAGCAGCGATGCCGAGCAATGCGCCAACACTGCCCTGCTCACGTGGCTACGCGGCGCCGAGCCGCAGGTGCGCCGGCTGGGCTCGGTGTGTTCAGGCGCGCTGATGCTCGCCAGCGCCGGCCTGCTGGACGGCTTGATCGCCACTACCCACTGGGACGACGTCGAGGCCCTGCAGGGCTTCGCCAACGTACAGGTGCAGGGTGATCGGCTGCACACCTACGACCCCTCGGACAAGGATGGCCACAGCCACATCTTCACCTCGGCCGGTGTCACCGCCGGGATCGACCTGGCACTGGCCTTGATCGAGGCGGATCTGGGGCGACCCTTAGCCCTGGCCGTCGCCCGCCGCCTGGTGTTGTTCCTCAGGCGTTCGGGTGGGCAGACCCAGTTCAGTCCGCACCTGGCGCGGTGCAACGGGCCCACCTCGAGGCTTACCGAGTTGCTGGAGTGGATCGCGCTGAATCTGAGCGAGGACCTGTCCCTGGAAGCGCTTGCACAAAGATCTCACATGACGCCGCGCACGCTGTACCGGGTGTTCTTCGCCGAACTCAAGATCACCCCGGCGCGGCACATCGAACGGGTTCGCCTGGAAGCGGCACGGGCGATGATCCAGGGCGGACAGTTGTCGTTGCAGAGTGTGGCGCGACTGTGCGGCTACGGGCACGCAGAGAACCTGCGCCGCAGCTTTCAGAAAGTGCTCGGGGTGAGCCCCCAGGGGTATGCGCAACGCTTCGGCCAATAA
- the cobM gene encoding precorrin-4 C(11)-methyltransferase: protein MTVYFIGAGPGDPELITVKGQRLIRQCPVIIFAGSLVPEAVLDGHTAHQVHNSAELHLQQIIEIIQQAHAHGEDVARVHSGDPGLYGAIGEQIRCLREHGIDYQIIPGVTATAACAALLGVELTLPDVAQTVILTRYGDKSPMPPGESLASLAQHGATLAIHLGLKNLGKIVAELLPSYGAECPVAVIHKASWPDQDFVLGTLADIQDKVAAKDFRRSALILVGHVLQTDSFADSALYRAGHAHLYRS from the coding sequence ATGACCGTTTACTTCATCGGCGCCGGACCGGGTGATCCGGAGCTGATCACCGTCAAGGGTCAGCGTCTGATCCGCCAATGCCCGGTGATCATCTTCGCCGGCTCGCTGGTGCCCGAAGCCGTGCTCGATGGGCACACTGCGCATCAGGTGCACAACAGTGCCGAGCTGCACCTGCAACAGATCATCGAAATCATCCAGCAGGCCCACGCCCATGGCGAGGATGTGGCGCGAGTGCACAGTGGCGATCCCGGGCTGTACGGCGCCATCGGCGAGCAGATCCGCTGCCTGCGCGAGCACGGCATCGACTATCAGATCATTCCGGGCGTTACCGCGACCGCGGCCTGTGCCGCGTTGCTTGGGGTGGAACTGACATTGCCCGACGTTGCACAGACGGTGATCCTCACTCGCTACGGCGACAAGTCGCCGATGCCGCCGGGAGAAAGCCTGGCCAGCCTGGCCCAGCACGGCGCTACTCTGGCCATTCATCTGGGGCTGAAAAACCTGGGCAAGATCGTCGCCGAGCTACTGCCCAGCTACGGCGCCGAGTGCCCGGTGGCCGTGATCCACAAGGCCAGCTGGCCGGACCAGGACTTCGTCCTGGGCACCCTGGCGGACATCCAGGACAAGGTCGCAGCCAAGGACTTTCGTCGCAGTGCGCTCATTCTCGTGGGCCACGTGCTGCAAACGGACAGCTTCGCCGATTCGGCGCTGTACCGCGCTGGCCATGCGCACCTGTATCGCTCCTGA